The DNA sequence GGCGGGCCAGCAGGCGGACCAGGGACCCGTCGCCGCAGCCGACGTCGAGCACCAGGGCACCCTCCAGGTCGAGGTGGTCGCGCAGCACCTCGGCGTGCTTTCGGCGGGGCAGGTCTCTCATGGCCATCACTTGCCATGACGGGCCCCGGCCCGCAAGGGCGGTCGCCGCGGCGTTGCTGCCCGGTTAAGGTGTCGGCTCCGGTCGCAAGAAAGGGAAGATGCCCGCCATGACCCGAGCTCTGGACGGCCTGCTCGTCGTCAGCCTGGAACAGGCCGTGGCGGCGCCCTACTGCTCGTCGCGGCTGGCCGACGCCGGCGCCCGCGTGATCAAGATCGAGCGCCCGGAGGGCGACTTCGCGCGCGGCTACGACAGGGCCGCCAAGGGCGAGAGCGCCTACTTCGTCTGGCTCAACCGGGGCAAGGAATCGATCGCCCTGGACCTCAAGGCCGAGGGCGACCGGGCCCTGGCCGGGCGGATGCTGGCGGCGGCCGACGTCTTCATCCAGAACCTGGCCGCCGGGGCCGCCGAGCGCCTCGGCCTCGGCAGCGAGGCCCTGCGCGCCCGCAACCCGCGGCTGATCACCTGCGACATCTCCGGCTACGGCGCCGAGGGGTCCTACGCCGGCATGAAGGCCTACGACCTGCTGGTGCAGGCCGAGAGCGGCCTCGCCTCGGTGACCGGGCGTCCGGAGGGCCCGGGACGGGTCGGCGTCTCGGTTTGCGACATCGCTGCGGGCATGTACGCCCATGCGGCGATCCTCGAGGCGCTGCTGGCCCGCGAACGTACGGGCGCGGGCCGCACCATCGCGGTCTCGTTGTTCGACGGCATGGCCGACTGGATGACCGTGCCCTACCTGTTCCAGGTCTACGCCGGCCGCGCGCCGGAACGGGTCGGTCTCAACCACCCCTCGATCGCCCCCTACGGCGCCTATGCCGCGGCCGACGGCGAGGTGGTGATCTCGATCCAGAACCAGCGCGAATGGCGCCGCTTCTGCGGCGAGGTGCTGTTGCAGCCGGGCCTGGCAGAGGACCCGCGCTTCCACGACAACCCGGCCCGCGTCGCCAACCGTCCTGCCCTGGACCGGGAGATCGCGGCGGTCCTGGGCAGCCTACCGCTCGAAGAGGCCGTCGCCCGCCTGGCCGCGGCCGGGGTCGCCTACGGCCGGCTCAACGACGTGGCCGGCCTGGCGGCGCATCCGCAGCTGCGGACCGCGGGGGTCGAGACGCCGTCGGGCATGATCGACCTGATCGCGCCGCCGGCGCGGGTCGCGGGCGAGGAGGCCGCCTTCGGCCCCGTGCCCGCCCTGGACGAACAGGGCGTACGTCTCCGCCGCGAGTTCGGCGGCGCGTGACCTCTTCGAAGCCGCCAGCCGTACGCCTCCGACCGGCACCGGGTGCCTCGCGCCCAATGCTCTCGATGGTCGTGAAAAGGGCTCGTTTGTCCACGTCCTTAACGCAATTTTAGCCGCGTCGGAGCCAAGAATAGAGTGTCGGCCGCCCCGTTCTCCGCGCGAAGGATTTCGGAATCCGGTCGGCTCGGGATAGCGCTCGAAAGCAGCTTGCATGACAGAACTCGAAGAGCATTGGCGCCGCTGGATCGGCCGCACCAGGGAGTCCAGCGATGTGATCGAGCCAATGCGAGCTCGCGCCATGCAGGCGACGCTGGACGACGAGGGCGAGCCCCTGGACACGGGCGATCCGCTGCCGCCGCTCTGGCACTGGCTGTACTTCTGGGAGCCAACCCCCCATGCCGCGCTCGGCGCCGACGGCCACCGGGCGCGCGGGCAGTTCATGCCGCCGATCAACCTGGCGCGCCGCGCGATCGCCGGCGGGCGCATCAAGTTCCTCCGCCCGCTCGAGATCGGCGCCACGGCGAAGCGCCGCTCGCGGGTCTCGGATATCCGTCGCAAGCAGGGCCGCTCCGGTAAGCTGGTCTTCGTCACCCTGCAGCACGAGACCGCCGACGCCTCCGGCGCCTGCATCCAGGAAGAGCAGGACATCGTCTTCCGCGACGCCGGCAAGCCGGGCGAGACGCTGCTGTCCGGCGACCGGGGCCCCGCCGTGGTGCGCTGGCGCAACCAGGTGACCGCCGATCCGCTGCTGCTGTTCCGCTATTCGGCGCTCACCTTCAACGGGCACCGGATCCACTATCAGGAGAGCTACGCAACGGAGGAGGAGGGCTATCCGGGCCTGGTCGTCCACGGCTCGCTCCTGGCCACCATGATGGCCGGGCTGGTCCGCCGCCACGTTCCCGACCGGCCGCTCACCTGGCTCGAATTCAGGGCGGTCCGGCCGGTCTACGATACCAATCCCTTCAACGTCGGCGGCAAGCCCGACCCGGACGGCAACAGCGCCGAGATCTGGGTGACCGACCACGCCGGCTATCTCGCCATGACCGGCAAGGCTCGGTTCTGACGCCTCGATCGGGGCGCCAACTTGACGCCCCGCGCCCGCCTCGCCGATAAAGGGCCGTAAACCCAAGGCGCGAGCGATGGCGGACCAATCCGGAAGCACGAACGAAGTCTTGAGAAGCGTCCTTGCGGGCGACACGCCGGCGCTGGCCGAGGCGCTCGCCGGCGGCGCCGACGCCGACGCCGCCGACGCCTGGGGCGTAACGGCCCTGGCCCACGCCGCCGGGCGCGGCGATCTGGAGGCGGTGCGCGTCCTGCTCGACAAGGGGGCCGCCGCCGACCGGCCCAGCCGCTTCGGCAATACCGCCTTGATGGCGGCCGCCGCCGGCGGCCGGGACGCGGTGGTGGATGCCCTGCTGGCGGCCGGCGCCGACCCCGCCGCCCGCAACAAGTGGGGACTGGGCCCCGAGGACTGGGCCCGCTGGCCCGAGAACCGCGACGACATCCTGGCCCTGCTGCGGCGCGGCTCTTAGCGGAAGTCAGAAAACAACCGGCCCTCGCCCTCCCGAGAAGGACGCCCGCCCCAATACTCTCCCGTGGGAGAGGGTGGTGGAGCGGAGTCAGGTAAGGGCGCGTGGGTGAAGTGCCGGCTAAGGCCTACTCTGGGGCCACGTGCGCCTGTTCGAGGCGGGCGGCCAGGCGGGCCCGGTTGTGACGGTGCTTGATCGTCCGCCAGGCCCGGAAGACCTTGACCCGGTAGGGCCCGCTGAGGCGCGGCGTGCTCGAGTGGTAGCGCCCGATGGCCGCGGTCCACGAGCCGTAGCGGGCGCGCAGCTCGCCGAGGAAGCTAGCCGCGTAGCGCAGGTTCAGCGCCGGGTCGAAGGCCTGCTCGAGGCTGGCGAAGGCCTCGGGGTGGTAGCGCAGGTTTATCTGCATGCAGCCGACGTCGATGTTGCGGACGCCCCGCGCCCTGAGCGCCTCGACGTGGGCGATCGCGGCCGCGCGGCTCGGCAGGAATTTCCCCTCGCCCTCGGCGGTGACGGTCCAGGGCCAGGCCGCGACGGCCTTCTCCCCCGGGTGCCAGCGGCCAGACTCGACCGCGCCGATCGCCTCCAGCAGGTGCCGGGGAAGGGCGCTGTCGCGGGCGATATCCGCGCTCTGGGCGCGGCAGAGGCGCCAGTCGTCCACCTCCGGGGCCGCCGGCGCGGCTTGGGCGTGCAGAGCCGTGGGCAGGGCGGCGAGCAGGATGGTCAGCAGGCGGTTCCGGCAAGTCATGGACCGGAATGCACGCAAGCTCCGTGCCAGAGCGCGGGCTGTTATAGGAGGCTGCAGAGAAAGTGCCTCGCCCGCACCATCACCCTTCGACAAGGTCAGGGTGAGGGTAACTGTTGATCAAAGGAAAACTCCTCACCCTGAGCTTGTCGAAGGGTGACCGTGATCAAGGGCTCAGGGGAACTTCGGCTGCCTAGTAGCCCTCACCGGCCGTTCAGATGCTCGGCGCCGATCCGGCCGAGCGCCTCGATCACCGCGTCCATCTGGCGGCTCAAGGCGGGCAGGTTGGCGCCGCGGCTGAGGCTGGCTTCGTCCATGTAGAGCGCCCGGTTGATCTCGATCTGCAGGGCGTGGACCGCCTGGCCCGGGCGGCCGTAGTGGCGGGTGACGAAGCCGCCCGAGTAGGGCTTGTTACGGGTCACCCGGTAACCGAGGTCCTCGAGCGCCGCCGAGGCCGTCTCGGTGACCGCCGGGGCACAGGCCGTGCCGTGGCAGTCGCCGAGCACGATGTCGATCCGTCCAGTGCCGTTGGAGCGCTCCAGCGGGCCGTTGTTCGACGGCATGGAGTGGCAGTCGACCAGGATGCAGAAGCCGAAGCGGTCGCGGGTCTGGTCGA is a window from the Kiloniellales bacterium genome containing:
- a CDS encoding CaiB/BaiF CoA-transferase family protein, translating into MPAMTRALDGLLVVSLEQAVAAPYCSSRLADAGARVIKIERPEGDFARGYDRAAKGESAYFVWLNRGKESIALDLKAEGDRALAGRMLAAADVFIQNLAAGAAERLGLGSEALRARNPRLITCDISGYGAEGSYAGMKAYDLLVQAESGLASVTGRPEGPGRVGVSVCDIAAGMYAHAAILEALLARERTGAGRTIAVSLFDGMADWMTVPYLFQVYAGRAPERVGLNHPSIAPYGAYAAADGEVVISIQNQREWRRFCGEVLLQPGLAEDPRFHDNPARVANRPALDREIAAVLGSLPLEEAVARLAAAGVAYGRLNDVAGLAAHPQLRTAGVETPSGMIDLIAPPARVAGEEAAFGPVPALDEQGVRLRREFGGA
- a CDS encoding MaoC family dehydratase N-terminal domain-containing protein, yielding MTELEEHWRRWIGRTRESSDVIEPMRARAMQATLDDEGEPLDTGDPLPPLWHWLYFWEPTPHAALGADGHRARGQFMPPINLARRAIAGGRIKFLRPLEIGATAKRRSRVSDIRRKQGRSGKLVFVTLQHETADASGACIQEEQDIVFRDAGKPGETLLSGDRGPAVVRWRNQVTADPLLLFRYSALTFNGHRIHYQESYATEEEGYPGLVVHGSLLATMMAGLVRRHVPDRPLTWLEFRAVRPVYDTNPFNVGGKPDPDGNSAEIWVTDHAGYLAMTGKARF
- a CDS encoding ankyrin repeat domain-containing protein, whose amino-acid sequence is MRSVLAGDTPALAEALAGGADADAADAWGVTALAHAAGRGDLEAVRVLLDKGAAADRPSRFGNTALMAAAAGGRDAVVDALLAAGADPAARNKWGLGPEDWARWPENRDDILALLRRGS
- a CDS encoding lytic transglycosylase domain-containing protein; protein product: MTCRNRLLTILLAALPTALHAQAAPAAPEVDDWRLCRAQSADIARDSALPRHLLEAIGAVESGRWHPGEKAVAAWPWTVTAEGEGKFLPSRAAAIAHVEALRARGVRNIDVGCMQINLRYHPEAFASLEQAFDPALNLRYAASFLGELRARYGSWTAAIGRYHSSTPRLSGPYRVKVFRAWRTIKHRHNRARLAARLEQAHVAPE